A single region of the Oenococcus kitaharae DSM 17330 genome encodes:
- a CDS encoding MAG6450 family protein encodes MDKRNLRKQQKKHDKGNKGTKLTKATDRGKEKFEISIRESLNNNFDFNCLSKKGNRLFNNFINKTVGQGLYWETVEDNFLEDKHGSPFRDEDVNGQSRRVTHYQMNKGGRLFGYKEGNDFILWKIDEGHDVDGE; translated from the coding sequence ATGGATAAACGTAACTTAAGAAAGCAGCAGAAGAAACACGATAAAGGGAACAAAGGTACAAAATTAACCAAAGCGACTGATCGCGGTAAAGAGAAGTTCGAAATATCTATTCGCGAATCTTTAAATAATAATTTCGATTTTAATTGTCTGAGTAAAAAGGGCAATAGGTTGTTCAATAATTTTATAAACAAGACTGTTGGCCAAGGTCTATATTGGGAAACCGTTGAGGATAACTTTTTAGAAGATAAACATGGAAGCCCATTTAGAGATGAAGATGTTAATGGGCAATCTAGAAGAGTGACTCACTATCAAATGAATAAAGGCGGTCGACTCTTTGGATATAAAGAAGGTAATGACTTCATTTTGTGGAAAATAGATGAAGGACACGATGTTGATGGCGAATAA
- a CDS encoding GNAT family N-acetyltransferase: MELRIEPVTHDNFRAVMALTVSPSQCSYIEPNAKSLAEGQYDPQFDWHPFALTRDGTVVGFAMIGAFNASKKYIWLDRFMIDANQQHQGLGAQFLVLLKAFIPAHWPVQDIVLSYSADNLVARQLYLSQGFVLSPLHDGDDPMMVYHIE; encoded by the coding sequence ATGGAGCTCCGCATTGAACCGGTAACGCATGATAATTTTCGAGCAGTAATGGCGCTGACTGTTTCGCCGAGTCAGTGTTCATATATTGAGCCTAACGCTAAATCACTAGCGGAAGGGCAGTACGATCCGCAGTTTGATTGGCATCCGTTTGCTTTAACACGTGACGGGACTGTCGTCGGGTTTGCAATGATTGGTGCATTCAATGCCTCGAAAAAATATATTTGGCTTGACCGTTTCATGATAGATGCGAACCAGCAACATCAGGGACTGGGTGCACAATTTTTAGTCTTGCTCAAAGCATTTATTCCAGCGCACTGGCCCGTCCAAGACATTGTGTTAAGTTACTCGGCAGATAATTTAGTCGCAAGACAACTATATCTGAGTCAAGGATTTGTGCTGTCACCATTGCATGATGGAGACGATCCAATGATGGTTTACCATATCGAGTAG
- the gap gene encoding type I glyceraldehyde-3-phosphate dehydrogenase: MTVKIGINGFGRIGRLAFRRILELPDEASDIEVVAINDLTTPSMLAYLLKYDTTHGTLNADVSANDETATLTVNGKDYHIYSERDAHNLPWVKNDGVEYVLECTGFYTSKEKAQAHIDAGAKRVLISAPAGAVPTVVYGVNQDILTSADTIVSAGSCTTQSLAPMARLLQDKFGVEVGTMTTVHAYTSTQMILDGPRGSKKRSNRTAASNTIPHSSGAAKAIGLVVPEVDGKMNGHAQRVPVIDGSVTELTSILSKKVTVEEVNDAFKEYTKGNESFGWNDDEIVSSDIINDTHGAVFDPTQTQIVAGGDFQLVKTVSWYDNEYGFTSNMVRTLLHFAKLD; encoded by the coding sequence ATGACTGTAAAGATTGGTATTAATGGATTCGGACGTATTGGCCGTTTGGCTTTCCGTCGGATCCTTGAGTTACCAGATGAAGCCTCTGATATTGAAGTTGTTGCGATCAACGATTTAACAACGCCTTCAATGCTGGCTTATCTGCTCAAGTACGATACCACTCATGGCACATTGAACGCCGATGTTTCAGCTAATGATGAGACAGCTACTTTGACGGTTAACGGCAAAGACTATCATATCTATTCTGAAAGAGATGCTCACAACCTTCCTTGGGTTAAGAACGATGGTGTTGAATATGTTCTTGAGTGTACTGGATTCTACACTTCCAAAGAAAAAGCACAGGCTCATATCGATGCCGGTGCTAAGCGTGTATTAATTTCTGCCCCAGCCGGCGCTGTACCAACAGTTGTTTACGGTGTTAACCAAGACATTCTGACATCTGCCGATACAATTGTTTCTGCTGGTTCTTGCACGACCCAGTCATTGGCACCAATGGCACGTTTGCTGCAAGACAAGTTTGGTGTTGAAGTTGGTACAATGACGACTGTTCATGCCTACACTTCTACTCAGATGATCCTTGATGGACCTCGCGGTTCTAAGAAGCGTTCTAACCGTACAGCTGCTTCCAACACGATTCCTCATAGCAGTGGTGCTGCCAAGGCTATTGGTTTGGTTGTTCCTGAAGTTGACGGCAAGATGAACGGTCATGCTCAGCGTGTTCCAGTTATCGATGGTTCTGTGACTGAATTGACAAGTATTTTGTCAAAGAAAGTTACTGTTGAAGAAGTGAACGATGCCTTTAAAGAATATACAAAGGGTAACGAAAGCTTTGGTTGGAACGATGATGAAATTGTCTCTTCTGATATCATCAACGATACTCACGGTGCTGTTTTTGACCCAACTCAGACTCAGATTGTCGCTGGCGGTGATTTCCAGTTGGTTAAGACTGTTTCATGGTATGACAACGAATACGGTTTCACATCCAACATGGTCCGCACTTTGCTCCACTTTGCAAAATTAGACTAA
- the secG gene encoding preprotein translocase subunit SecG, translating to MAQLILTALVVIGIVLIICIMMQPSKQQDALNALSGGASDLFQAQKSRGFEAVMKRITAILGGIWLILGLLLMLLQNR from the coding sequence ATGGCACAGTTGATTTTAACAGCATTAGTCGTTATCGGTATCGTCTTGATTATTTGTATTATGATGCAGCCCAGCAAACAGCAGGACGCATTGAATGCTTTGTCAGGCGGCGCCAGCGACCTCTTTCAGGCACAAAAGTCACGTGGCTTTGAGGCTGTCATGAAAAGAATTACAGCAATCCTTGGCGGCATTTGGTTGATCCTAGGCTTGCTGTTAATGCTTTTGCAAAATAGATAA
- a CDS encoding aminopeptidase yields MFPALNKQIDKFADLIIKKGAHVAPRQTVVIYSNTETDYFAEKLVKRAYQAGAVQVQVQWHNALETREFYLHASPAVISETPEYLKVWGDDLIGRKNATRISIMSDNPDNLSGIDPQVIANRRQALRPALKTVAQKTTADVISWLVVAAPSIAWAEKVFPDLHGQEAAERLWQEILKTVRISEDNDPIAEWDQHVAELKAHADWLTEQNFKELRYKSAKSDFTIGLAEHHRWEAASSVDQSGNPFIPNMPTEEVFTAPDNRHIDGTIASTLPLSYSGNLIRDIVLQVKNGQIVKAQASSGEAVLKDLIATDTGSHSFGEVSLVPFHSPINDAGVLFYNTLFDENASDHVAIGQAYNTNIQKGEELDERTLASYGWNQSDVHVDFMIGSSDMAIDGVTQDDRIIPVFRNGDWA; encoded by the coding sequence ATGTTTCCAGCATTGAATAAACAAATCGACAAGTTTGCTGATCTGATTATCAAGAAAGGTGCTCATGTAGCGCCCAGGCAGACAGTCGTTATCTACTCGAATACAGAAACTGATTATTTTGCTGAAAAATTGGTCAAGCGCGCCTATCAAGCCGGTGCTGTGCAGGTACAGGTTCAATGGCACAATGCACTAGAAACAAGGGAATTTTATTTGCATGCGAGTCCGGCAGTCATTAGTGAAACGCCCGAATACTTAAAAGTCTGGGGCGACGATCTGATTGGTCGGAAAAACGCGACAAGAATTTCAATTATGTCTGACAACCCTGATAATTTAAGCGGTATTGACCCTCAAGTGATTGCTAATAGGCGGCAAGCTTTACGGCCGGCGTTAAAAACGGTCGCTCAAAAAACGACTGCCGATGTTATTTCCTGGCTTGTCGTGGCAGCGCCTTCGATTGCTTGGGCAGAAAAAGTATTTCCGGATTTGCATGGTCAAGAAGCTGCAGAACGCCTTTGGCAGGAAATTTTAAAAACAGTCCGCATCAGTGAAGATAATGATCCAATCGCCGAATGGGATCAGCATGTCGCTGAATTAAAAGCCCATGCTGATTGGCTGACAGAACAGAATTTTAAAGAACTGCGTTACAAGTCGGCCAAAAGTGATTTTACGATTGGCTTAGCAGAGCACCATCGTTGGGAGGCTGCTAGTTCAGTCGATCAAAGTGGTAATCCTTTTATTCCTAATATGCCAACTGAAGAAGTCTTTACAGCGCCGGATAACCGCCATATTGACGGTACAATTGCTTCAACGCTGCCATTAAGCTACAGTGGCAATCTGATTCGAGATATTGTTCTGCAAGTCAAAAATGGCCAGATTGTTAAGGCACAAGCTTCAAGCGGTGAGGCCGTATTAAAAGACCTGATCGCTACAGATACCGGCTCGCATTCTTTTGGCGAAGTTAGTCTCGTTCCCTTCCACTCGCCGATTAATGATGCAGGTGTCTTGTTCTATAACACATTATTTGACGAAAATGCCTCAGACCATGTTGCTATCGGCCAGGCATACAACACTAATATTCAAAAGGGTGAAGAACTTGATGAGAGGACACTTGCATCATATGGCTGGAATCAAAGCGATGTACATGTGGATTTCATGATCGGTTCTAGCGATATGGCTATTGACGGTGTCACACAAGACGACCGTATTATTCCAGTATTCAGAAATGGTGATTGGGCATAA
- a CDS encoding GH25 family lysozyme produces MQRKRKNKKKGMLDYIFYILVIAGFLWTVSLWVFASVPSQKSRPAVQSSSSSKPIKQALSKSEVSKSSKRQSSRASSSSDSQSGGSTRSKLASGKFARGTTLSSDQPYSDYSYLRAQGLSFVYFRATTGGSDFDDLYMSSLKSARDAGLSAGAVLIYDSFTTAYAAYLYFVQNVGRQVGNLPIAISVTDDDITDNNSIANLRGLILDLRSYYPKNSVIVRCDKAVYDRIQAQLAPLNMRYWLLENSLDNTNTVNQFVQYNANGKVGSGIRSFRLPLSIFNGSLSDLKNLSREIEK; encoded by the coding sequence GTGCAGAGGAAACGGAAAAATAAAAAGAAAGGGATGCTGGATTACATCTTTTACATCCTTGTTATTGCAGGTTTTCTTTGGACGGTCAGTTTGTGGGTCTTTGCAAGTGTTCCTAGCCAAAAGAGCCGGCCTGCTGTGCAATCATCTTCTAGTTCTAAGCCAATCAAACAGGCGCTTTCAAAAAGTGAAGTTTCAAAAAGTTCTAAACGTCAATCAAGCCGCGCCTCGAGCAGTTCTGATAGTCAGAGTGGCGGCAGTACTCGGTCTAAATTGGCTAGCGGCAAGTTTGCTAGAGGAACAACTTTGAGCTCGGATCAGCCCTATAGCGATTATTCTTATTTGCGTGCGCAGGGATTAAGTTTTGTCTATTTTCGCGCCACGACTGGCGGCAGCGATTTTGATGATCTGTATATGTCATCTCTGAAGTCGGCGCGGGACGCAGGTCTGTCGGCCGGCGCGGTGCTGATCTATGATTCTTTCACGACAGCTTATGCAGCTTATTTATATTTCGTGCAGAATGTAGGCCGTCAAGTAGGGAACTTACCGATCGCTATTTCTGTAACCGATGACGATATTACTGACAACAATTCAATTGCCAATCTGCGTGGCCTGATTTTGGATCTGAGGTCCTATTATCCAAAAAATTCTGTCATTGTCCGCTGCGACAAGGCAGTCTACGATCGGATTCAAGCACAGCTGGCGCCATTGAATATGAGGTATTGGCTGCTAGAAAACAGTCTGGACAACACCAATACGGTTAATCAATTTGTACAGTATAATGCCAATGGGAAGGTTGGTTCCGGTATTCGTTCTTTCCGCCTGCCTTTGTCGATTTTTAACGGCAGCCTATCTGATTTAAAAAACCTATCAAGGGAGATTGAAAAATGA
- a CDS encoding Gfo/Idh/MocA family protein, whose amino-acid sequence MIKLGLVGTHWITAQFAQAAIESQGFIISAVYSRSKETADDFIKQIGQPAAAFDNFDAFLDSGIQAVYLASPNSFHFRHAQSALKHGLDIIVEKPSFSNTHEFQEIMKLLAENPERRFFEAARNDHDPIFKIIKDKITDLKTIQGANLVYANYSSRYDQYLADPLHAPNVFTRKFSGGALYDLGVYPLYDAIGWFGYPDKAVYHPRLLENGIDGSGIISLDYAAFTVNILISKIFTSSAPSEVFGLKDRLLIDSPSELNRVELIDGQGHHEQLALGTEQNPLLAEARDFARILSDRHSEANLVEYENWLVTASQINQLMFDLREGAGIHFAADD is encoded by the coding sequence ATGATAAAGCTCGGTCTTGTTGGTACACACTGGATTACCGCACAGTTTGCTCAAGCGGCTATTGAATCACAAGGATTTATCATATCGGCTGTCTACTCGCGCAGCAAAGAGACGGCTGATGATTTTATTAAACAGATTGGTCAGCCAGCCGCGGCATTTGACAATTTTGATGCATTTTTAGATTCCGGTATACAGGCAGTCTATCTTGCATCCCCAAATTCATTTCATTTTCGGCACGCACAGTCTGCTCTCAAACATGGTCTTGATATCATTGTTGAGAAACCAAGTTTTTCAAACACACATGAATTTCAGGAAATTATGAAGCTGTTGGCTGAAAATCCTGAGCGCCGTTTCTTTGAAGCGGCTCGGAACGACCATGATCCTATTTTCAAGATTATCAAAGACAAGATTACCGATTTGAAGACAATACAAGGTGCCAACTTGGTTTATGCCAATTATTCAAGTCGTTATGATCAATATTTAGCTGACCCGCTGCATGCACCGAATGTTTTTACTAGGAAATTCTCCGGTGGTGCCCTATACGATTTAGGCGTTTACCCGCTTTACGATGCCATTGGCTGGTTCGGTTACCCTGACAAAGCTGTTTATCATCCGCGTCTGCTTGAAAACGGCATTGATGGTTCTGGTATCATCAGTTTGGATTATGCTGCTTTTACGGTGAACATTCTGATTTCCAAGATTTTTACGTCTTCGGCACCAAGTGAGGTCTTCGGATTAAAGGACCGTTTGTTGATTGACAGTCCCTCAGAATTAAATCGTGTCGAGCTGATTGACGGTCAAGGCCATCATGAGCAATTAGCATTAGGGACAGAGCAAAATCCATTGCTGGCAGAAGCACGGGATTTTGCTCGGATACTGAGTGATCGACATTCAGAAGCTAATCTTGTAGAATATGAGAATTGGCTTGTAACCGCGTCTCAGATTAATCAGCTGATGTTTGATCTGAGAGAAGGCGCTGGCATCCACTTTGCCGCCGATGATTGA
- a CDS encoding PTS sugar transporter subunit IIC — MSGKESSPVAVFSGAKSDLRGFGVKILTGSAQGILIGVLPSAVMRYILQYSGLLQTHAGANFNAILNLFMVFIPFLIGMAIAFQFKMNALSTGVIGIAVAASSGSIRWIAVHSYLSPIAKAAKSAPLTGTFYQAQGAGDVINAMAVSAIAVLVTWLVARYLKGFGSVAIILGPILIGGGVGLIGTMIAPYVADITTWIGDIVRWAFDQQPFIMAPLVAALFAMIIVTPVSTVGIALAINLNQMGSGAAAMGVVATTVVLMINSWFVNKKGVTVAIFLGAMKGMMPSVFKKPITLIAFALSGAISGLTVALFNIQGTATTAGFGWIGMVSPIQSFVNNNAEKADTANYISNYINPFLALIVWFVVPVIVGFLVDFLFRKVLKLYRAADFQQEL, encoded by the coding sequence ATGAGTGGGAAAGAAAGTAGCCCGGTGGCTGTTTTTTCTGGTGCCAAATCGGATTTACGCGGTTTTGGTGTCAAGATATTAACAGGATCGGCACAAGGAATTTTAATTGGTGTTTTACCAAGCGCTGTGATGCGCTATATTTTGCAGTATTCAGGTTTATTGCAGACCCATGCTGGTGCAAATTTTAACGCAATTCTGAATTTGTTTATGGTGTTTATTCCATTTTTGATTGGTATGGCTATTGCCTTTCAATTCAAAATGAATGCCCTGAGTACAGGTGTTATCGGAATTGCCGTAGCGGCCTCTTCCGGGTCGATTCGATGGATTGCCGTTCACAGTTATTTATCGCCTATTGCTAAAGCGGCTAAATCGGCACCCTTGACTGGTACGTTTTATCAAGCACAAGGTGCTGGTGATGTCATTAATGCGATGGCTGTGTCTGCAATTGCTGTTTTGGTAACTTGGTTGGTTGCAAGATATTTGAAAGGCTTTGGCTCAGTTGCCATTATCTTGGGACCGATTCTGATTGGCGGCGGCGTTGGTTTAATCGGTACGATGATTGCGCCTTATGTTGCTGATATTACGACTTGGATTGGTGATATTGTCCGCTGGGCATTTGATCAGCAGCCATTTATTATGGCACCCTTGGTTGCGGCTCTGTTTGCTATGATTATTGTGACCCCTGTGTCAACAGTGGGTATCGCCTTGGCAATTAATTTGAATCAAATGGGTTCTGGTGCAGCTGCCATGGGCGTTGTTGCAACGACTGTGGTATTGATGATTAATTCTTGGTTTGTCAATAAAAAAGGTGTCACCGTCGCAATCTTTTTGGGCGCGATGAAGGGCATGATGCCATCGGTGTTTAAAAAGCCGATTACATTAATTGCTTTTGCGCTTTCTGGTGCAATTTCAGGCCTGACAGTTGCTTTGTTTAATATTCAGGGAACTGCGACAACAGCCGGTTTCGGCTGGATTGGTATGGTTTCACCCATTCAATCATTTGTGAATAATAATGCTGAAAAAGCTGATACGGCCAACTATATCAGCAATTACATCAATCCGTTTCTGGCTTTGATTGTCTGGTTTGTGGTCCCTGTAATTGTTGGCTTCTTAGTTGATTTTCTGTTTAGAAAAGTTCTGAAACTTTACCGTGCGGCAGATTTTCAGCAAGAGTTATAG
- a CDS encoding D-2-hydroxyacid dehydrogenase: MKIFAYGIRDDEKPSLKEWEDAHPDVEVGYTEELLTPDSAKEAAGSDGVVVYQQLPYTRETLQALADQGIHQMSLRNVGIDNIDLDAAKELGFKISNVAAYSPNAIAEHAAIQLARVLRRSKELDAKVAKRDLRWAPTIGREVRMQTVGVVGTGRIGRVLIQILQGFGAKVVAYDIFKNPEIDKQGLYVDSLDELYAQSDVISYHVPSVKENIHMINKDTISKMKDGVVLVNVARGDLMDTDAVVAALDSGKVSGLVMDVYENEVGIFNEDWEGKKFPDARLDDLIDRPNVLVTPHTAFYTTKAVLEMVHQSFDAAVAFAKGEETRNAVKF; the protein is encoded by the coding sequence ATGAAAATTTTTGCTTACGGAATTCGTGATGACGAAAAACCATCTCTTAAAGAATGGGAAGATGCTCATCCTGATGTTGAAGTTGGATATACCGAAGAATTACTGACACCTGATTCAGCTAAAGAAGCAGCTGGATCTGATGGCGTTGTTGTTTATCAGCAGCTGCCATATACGCGTGAGACTTTGCAGGCATTAGCCGACCAAGGTATTCACCAAATGAGTTTAAGAAATGTTGGTATCGACAACATTGATCTTGATGCTGCTAAGGAACTTGGTTTCAAGATTTCAAATGTTGCTGCTTATTCGCCAAATGCGATTGCTGAACACGCCGCTATTCAATTAGCACGTGTTCTGCGCCGCAGCAAGGAACTGGATGCCAAAGTTGCTAAACGTGATTTGCGTTGGGCACCAACAATCGGACGTGAAGTTCGCATGCAGACAGTCGGTGTTGTTGGTACTGGCCGGATTGGTCGTGTTTTGATCCAAATTCTTCAAGGATTTGGTGCCAAAGTTGTTGCCTATGATATTTTCAAGAACCCTGAGATTGATAAGCAGGGACTGTATGTTGACAGCTTGGATGAGCTATACGCACAGTCTGACGTTATTTCTTACCATGTGCCATCTGTCAAAGAAAATATCCACATGATCAATAAAGACACTATTTCTAAGATGAAAGACGGTGTTGTGCTGGTCAACGTTGCCCGTGGAGATCTGATGGATACAGATGCCGTTGTTGCTGCTTTGGATTCCGGCAAAGTATCTGGTTTGGTTATGGATGTTTATGAAAACGAAGTCGGTATTTTCAATGAAGATTGGGAAGGCAAGAAGTTCCCTGATGCCCGCCTGGATGATTTGATTGATCGTCCAAATGTTCTTGTTACACCTCATACAGCCTTCTATACGACGAAAGCCGTTTTGGAAATGGTTCACCAGAGTTTCGATGCCGCTGTTGCCTTTGCCAAGGGTGAAGAGACAAGAAACGCTGTTAAATTCTAA
- a CDS encoding glycoside hydrolase family 73 protein: protein MKRLLKYFKLFFFRIGQFVKGNKKIHLILFFRLGLALTVFTTSFVLTYYVSVQQHLPGRHAIPKKEKQVLSQQRFIDRVAPYIQKRQRTDHILSSITIAQMILESDWGKSRLAAQYHNYFGVKSWSRNPKKSVDLQTREFSGNKWVTVTGRFSVYENWQESVRQHNQLFLKGTSWNKNQYQDVLKAENYHQAAHALVKNAYATDPDYADKLITLIVKYHLDIYD from the coding sequence ATGAAGCGTTTGCTCAAATATTTTAAATTATTTTTCTTTCGAATCGGTCAATTTGTGAAAGGAAACAAAAAAATACATCTGATTTTGTTTTTTCGTCTTGGCCTAGCACTTACGGTCTTTACGACTTCTTTTGTACTAACTTATTATGTATCGGTTCAGCAGCATCTGCCTGGCAGGCACGCAATACCTAAAAAAGAAAAGCAAGTCCTGTCGCAGCAGCGTTTTATTGATCGTGTCGCACCTTATATTCAAAAACGACAGCGAACAGATCATATTCTGTCGTCAATTACAATTGCTCAGATGATCCTAGAATCTGATTGGGGTAAAAGCAGGTTAGCCGCACAATATCATAATTATTTTGGTGTGAAAAGCTGGTCCCGGAATCCTAAAAAAAGTGTTGATCTCCAGACACGCGAATTCAGCGGCAACAAGTGGGTGACTGTGACCGGCCGTTTTTCTGTTTACGAAAATTGGCAGGAATCTGTCCGTCAGCATAATCAGCTATTTCTTAAAGGAACCAGCTGGAATAAAAATCAATATCAAGATGTTTTGAAAGCCGAAAATTATCATCAGGCTGCACACGCTTTAGTCAAAAATGCCTATGCAACCGATCCGGACTATGCTGACAAATTGATTACTCTGATTGTGAAATATCATTTAGATATCTACGATTGA
- the pcrA gene encoding DNA helicase PcrA: protein MNDLLAGLNDKQKEAVLTTEGPLLIIAGAGSGKTRVLTHRVAYLVQEKQVTPWSILAITFTNKAAAEMKERIASLVDEEDARAIWVSTFHALSARILRRDVEKIGFTSSFSILDTSGQKVLIKHVLNDLNYDTNQYDPRSVLAAISNFKNALQTPNDARNAAKTVFDEAVAESYDLYQRRLTQSQSMDFDDLIMRTIQLFKQAPDVLHYYQHKFRYIHVDEYQDTNDAQYKLVEMLAAGDFGSRNLAVVGDSDQSIYGWRGADMNNILNFEKDFPGAKTVLLEQNYRSTKNILMAANQVIKNNIERKAKNLWTDNDQGDLIHYYRAQSESDEARYVFKNIQAGVQKGRSLNDFAILFRTNAQSRVFEQVFNANQMQYTIVGGTRFFERKEIQDIVAYLQLVANSDNDTVFERIINEPKRAIGASSIEKLRSFAVKKDLSFMQAIAVLTDESLLSAKAQNNFRKFAAMIKGFMDQSHFLSVTELTQEIFDKTGIREQYVQKDDLESQARVENLDEFLSQTKQFDDDYDPEVSETQNQLVDFLGQTALVSDLDSYDESAGQVTLMTVHAAKGLEFPVVFIVGLEQGIFPSARSMIERDGLEEERRLAYVAITRAQQELYLTNAYGRLLYGRTQSNDPSIFIDEIDDALLDKENPTPTVPSYSSYDQPMPFDRKSDTTSSHREYRPAFATTYKGTGAEKKDWQLGDQVKHKTFGIGRIVAIKQDGDDKLLKIAFASKGIKQLMASFAPIEKI from the coding sequence GTGAATGATTTATTAGCAGGTTTGAATGATAAACAAAAAGAAGCGGTTCTAACTACCGAAGGGCCGCTTTTGATTATAGCTGGCGCCGGTTCTGGCAAGACGCGTGTTTTGACGCACCGAGTTGCCTACTTGGTTCAAGAAAAACAAGTGACGCCTTGGTCGATTTTAGCGATTACTTTTACAAATAAGGCGGCCGCCGAGATGAAGGAACGAATTGCCAGTCTCGTTGATGAAGAGGATGCACGTGCTATTTGGGTTTCGACTTTTCATGCACTTTCAGCACGGATTTTGCGGCGTGATGTTGAGAAAATCGGTTTTACGAGCAGCTTTTCTATCTTGGATACAAGCGGCCAAAAAGTCTTGATCAAGCATGTTTTAAATGATTTAAATTATGATACGAATCAATACGATCCAAGATCAGTATTAGCTGCGATCTCTAATTTTAAAAATGCACTGCAGACGCCTAATGACGCGAGAAATGCCGCCAAGACCGTCTTTGACGAAGCAGTTGCGGAATCTTATGACCTGTACCAGCGTCGTTTGACACAGTCTCAGTCGATGGATTTTGATGATTTAATCATGCGAACGATTCAGCTTTTTAAACAGGCGCCAGATGTACTCCATTATTATCAGCATAAATTCCGCTACATTCATGTCGATGAGTATCAAGACACCAATGATGCACAATATAAACTCGTAGAAATGCTGGCAGCCGGTGATTTTGGTTCTAGGAACCTGGCTGTCGTAGGTGATTCTGACCAAAGTATTTATGGCTGGCGCGGCGCAGATATGAATAATATCCTGAATTTTGAAAAAGATTTCCCTGGTGCCAAGACGGTTCTGCTGGAACAAAATTATCGTTCGACGAAAAATATTTTAATGGCTGCTAACCAGGTAATTAAAAATAATATTGAACGCAAGGCTAAAAATCTCTGGACTGACAATGACCAAGGCGATTTGATTCACTATTATCGCGCGCAATCTGAATCCGATGAAGCCCGTTATGTCTTTAAAAACATTCAAGCCGGCGTCCAAAAGGGCCGCAGTTTAAACGATTTTGCGATTCTTTTCCGAACCAATGCCCAGTCGCGTGTTTTCGAACAAGTTTTTAATGCCAATCAGATGCAGTATACGATTGTAGGCGGTACGCGTTTCTTTGAGAGAAAAGAAATTCAAGATATCGTTGCCTACCTGCAGCTAGTGGCTAATAGTGATAACGATACGGTTTTTGAGCGGATTATTAATGAACCTAAGCGTGCCATTGGTGCAAGTTCGATTGAAAAACTACGTTCTTTTGCTGTCAAAAAGGATCTGTCCTTCATGCAGGCAATTGCCGTTTTGACCGATGAAAGCCTGTTATCGGCCAAGGCACAAAACAATTTTCGCAAGTTCGCGGCCATGATCAAGGGATTTATGGATCAGTCTCATTTTCTATCTGTTACCGAATTGACCCAGGAAATTTTTGACAAGACGGGGATCCGAGAACAATATGTACAAAAAGATGACCTGGAGTCTCAGGCGAGAGTCGAAAACTTGGATGAGTTCTTGTCTCAGACTAAGCAGTTTGATGATGATTATGATCCAGAAGTTTCCGAGACGCAGAATCAGTTAGTGGATTTTCTTGGGCAGACAGCTTTGGTCAGTGATTTGGACTCCTACGATGAAAGTGCCGGCCAAGTTACCCTTATGACTGTCCATGCTGCAAAAGGTTTGGAATTTCCAGTGGTCTTTATTGTTGGCCTGGAACAAGGTATTTTTCCATCAGCTCGCTCGATGATTGAAAGAGACGGCTTGGAAGAAGAACGGCGTTTGGCTTATGTCGCTATTACGCGAGCACAGCAGGAACTGTATTTAACGAACGCATACGGACGCCTTTTGTACGGCCGGACACAAAGTAACGACCCGTCAATTTTTATTGATGAGATCGATGATGCCCTTTTGGACAAAGAAAATCCCACACCGACCGTACCATCCTATAGCAGCTATGATCAGCCGATGCCTTTTGACCGTAAGAGCGATACGACAAGCAGCCATCGGGAATATCGGCCGGCTTTTGCGACGACCTATAAAGGGACCGGCGCTGAAAAAAAAGATTGGCAATTGGGAGATCAAGTTAAACATAAAACTTTCGGTATTGGACGAATCGTAGCTATCAAACAGGATGGTGATGATAAATTGCTTAAAATTGCATTTGCATCGAAGGGTATCAAACAGCTGATGGCTTCCTTTGCACCGATTGAGAAAATATAA